The Eleutherodactylus coqui strain aEleCoq1 chromosome 6, aEleCoq1.hap1, whole genome shotgun sequence genome window below encodes:
- the LOC136631586 gene encoding uncharacterized protein has product MRKAITAEERLLITLRFLATGESYASLHLQFHVGKSTITEIVRRTCSVIWQKLQPIVMPSPSEETWQRVAAGFQTVAKFLNCIGAVDGKHVRVLQPAHSGSKFYNYKKYFSVVLMAVADAHSKFVCIDVGAYGSTEDSRVLRTSQIGMQILRDGVTLPAPQPLPGTTHPAPFVMVSDEAFPLMPNLLRPYPRRGLNARKRIFNYRLSRARRVVECAFGIMVSQWRVLGTTLMVDPTTVDDLVKACCVLHNYLREYRPEVDVEELHPAFDTVINWGAGRPAATAVQVREHFTDYFHSPEGAVPWQYSCVGGVQP; this is encoded by the exons ATGCGCAAAGCGATCACTGCAGaggaaaggctgctcatcacccttcg CTTtctggccacaggagagagctatgcatccctgcatctccaatttcatGTTGGTAAATCTACCATCACTGAAATTGTGAGGCGCACATGCAGCgtcatctggcagaagttgcagcccatcgtgatgccttcaccaTCCGAGGAGACTTGGcaacgtgttgcagcaggctttcaaaCTGTTGCCAAATTTCTTAACTGCATAGGCGCGGTCGACGGCAAACAtgtgcgtgtgcttcagccagcgcACTCAGGCTCAAAGTTTTATAACTACAAGAAATATTTCTCTGtagtcctgatggcggtggctgatGCACATTCTAAATTTGTTTGCATCGATGTCGGCGCCTATGGTAGTACTGAggattctcgggtgctgcgaacttcacagattgggatgcaaattctccgagatggcgtcacgctcccagccccacaacctttgccgggaaccacacatccagcCCCCTTcgtgatggtatcggatgaggctttccctctAATGCCAAACCTGCTGCGCCCATACCCgcgaagaggactgaatgcccggaaaaggatttttaattataggctgagccgggcacgtcgagtggttgagtgtgccttcgggattatggtTAGTCAGTGGAGGGTTCTAGGGACTACCCTAATGGTAGACCctaccacagttgatgaccttgtcaaggcatgttgtgttcttcacaactacctccgggaATATCGCCCCGAGGTAGATGTAGAAGAACTACAccctgcctttgacacggtcatcaactggggtGCTGGACGTCCTGCTGCAACCGCTGTGCAGGTACGCGAACACTTCACTGACTACTTCCATAGTCCCGAAGGCGCCGTGCCATGGCAGTACTCCTGTGTGGGTGGTGTGCAGCCTTAA
- the LOC136571822 gene encoding uncharacterized protein, whose amino-acid sequence MEKPQDFRGKSAKCEPRLKPLWIFHGSRGFRLLITLRFLATGENYASLHLQFRVGKSTITEILRCTCSTIWQKLQPIVMPSPSEDTWHRVAAGFQTVAKFPNSLGAVDGKHVRVLQPAHSGSKFYNYKKYFSVVLIAGADAHCKFVCIDVGAYGWTGDSRVLRTSQIGMQILRDSVTLPAPQPLPGTTHPVPFVMVSDEAFPLMPNLLRPYPRSGLNARKRIFNYRLSRARRVVECAFGIMVSQWRVLGTTLMVDPNTVDDLVKACCVLHNYLREYRPEVDVEELEPAFDMVINWGAGRPAATALQVRKLFTDYFLSSEGTVLWQFSCVGGVQP is encoded by the exons ATGGAAAAACCGCAGGACTTCCGCGGGAAATccgccaagtgtgaacccaggctaaaaccGCTGTGGATTTTTCATGGTAGTCGCGGTTTTAG GCTGCTTATCACCCTGCG CTTTCTGGCCACAGGAGAGaactatgcatccctgcatctccaatttcgagttggtaaatctaccatcaccgaaattctgaggtgcacatgcagcaccatctggcagaagttgcagcccattgTGATGCCTTCACCATCCGAGGACACTTGGCaccgtgttgcagcaggctttcaaactgttgccaaatttcctaacaGCCTAGGCGCGGTTGATGGCAAACATGtccgtgtgcttcagccagcgcACTCAGGCTCCAAGTTTTATaactataaaaaatatttttcggTAGTCCTGATAGCGGGGGCTGATGCAcattgcaaatttgtttgcatcgacgtcggcgcctatggctggactggagattctcgggtgctgcgaacttcacagattgggatgcaaattctccgaGATAGCGTTACGCTCCCAGCCCCCCAACCTTTgccgggaaccacacatccagtcccctttgtgatggtatcggatgaggctttccctctAATGCCAAACCTGCTGCGCCCATACCCACGAAGTGGACTGAATGCCCgcaaaaggatttttaattataggctgagccgggcacgtcgagtggttgagtgtgccttcgggattatggtAAGTCAGTGGAGGGTTCTAGGGACTACCCTGATGGTAGACCCTaacacagttgatgaccttgtcaaggcatgttgtgttcttcacaactatcTCCGGGAATATCGCCCCGAGGTAGATGTCGAAGAACTCGAACCTGCCTTTGACATGGTCATCAACTGGGGTGCGGGTCGCCCGGCGGCTACCGCTTTGCAGGTACGCAaactcttcactgactatttccttagttCCGAAGGCACCGTGCTatggcagttctcctgtgtcggtggtgtgcagccctaa